The Monomorium pharaonis isolate MP-MQ-018 chromosome 5, ASM1337386v2, whole genome shotgun sequence genome segment TTTTCATTGTCAAAGGAAGTCATAACCACATCCtatattctcaaaaatacAGGCCCCGCATTTGGCACACAACTTGAGTCAACTCTTCAAACTTCGAGACATAAGTACATACATAGATTCAAGAGACGTGCGCGCATCGCAACGTTGTAACGTCGACAGTTTTGCGTCGCTTTACTCGAGTTAAAGCGAATTGTCAAAGCGACATGTCATGTACAACGATCACgcgcaataaaatttaaaaaaaaagaaaaatttttgttccgGATCAAAGCACTGCCATTTTTTTACGCGCATTTatatcttgaatatttttcgtattaatatttacaccGTCACGGCGCGATAAGATCTGTCTGACCTTTGTAGCAAAGTAAGACTATTATAAATGGTACAGCGAAGTTTTGTAACGCGATGTACAGGCAGGGAGAtccttgtaaaatttttttcgaaaatatcgCAACAAAGTGAAAAACAATGTCTTTATCGCGCGTTATTAAGCGCGagcaattgataaattaatagcaATACCGTCCTCAGGAAGTCTAGATAACATAACGTGAAAAAGATCGAGGATGATTATGAGGATTGCGATTTTCACACCGTACACAGCGGaggtttgatataaaaaaatatatatatgttatacatagtGTAGAAGAAAAGCGTTTTCTTGGAGCGCGGCCGGTACCATTCGCAATTAGTGCAATCGTAAATCTGCAAGTGCCAAAACTTTTATCGTAGTACTTAATAACAATCGCCTTAACGATTCCGCTCGCACGGCGATTTTGCGGCGCGTTCACCGCGGCGACGTCGGTGATGATTTCAGTAAGCACAAGTAACGCGCgagaagaaaggaagaaacTAATGCTAATTCGCGAAGCCGTAgtcttaaaaaagaaaaaaagataggcAACTAAGCGAGTACGGCACAAAAGAGGAGGAAAGAGACCCgctttgtacattttatactCTGTATCGCAGATTAACCGATCGATGATGCGGATTCGCGATCGCCGTTCGCTCTACGTTTCAAAAACGCCGACTTTTCGCTTATATCGTATACCTTCtgttaaattatctttattatcattgattacataattacaaaatatacatatatcaattttgctataattataaatcaaattagcaaattattactattacaaGTTATGGCAATTCGTTATGATGTTGTAAGTAtggcttataaaaatttttattattatcaactttttaaaataatgatttaatatgacttaaaatatatataaaacaaactttttagcATTGATTTTGATATGAACAAGCAAGGAAAGTATGAAACTATTATCACTCAAAAGAATGATCTTgcaatttcaacaaaaattagatGTGTCCAAAAATTAGCTGAGGTCGATAAATGATTAGCAAATACTAtgatatgtacatatatgtattgtacTTAATCAATGTAACTGACAAAAGTagaatttacaaattctatATGTGATAGCAAAAATTCtagcagatacaaaaattaacggTCTTGATTGTGACACCAAGaaatctatctatctatatcagcaaaatttttttttatgattataatcaaaattgtaCAACAACAAAAATCCGGCTGAGAATTTTGAAGTATTAACTGACATATTTTAAGAATGATCAAAGTTTGAgtaacttaataattaatgattaaagaatatttatttgttaacatgaatttaaatagtaactttttaataaattactaatgTGTACTTgaagaaaagattaaatataaattgtgcgactacataattttacttctATTAATCGAACACAACTCCAATTAAGCTAatcaaaaattgaatattgaaaTCACCTTTGAGATgagatttatttgtattttctttggGAAAAGTCGGCGTCTGCGAACGGTGAAAATGTTTTTCGAATCCGCGTCTCTTATTTCTTATCAAAACTAACTTGTAGAGTATCATTGTATAATCTTACGTATCATATTGTAACAACGAAAGTATATGAGTAATAAAAGAGTTGAAAAGGCGCAAATGTCATGTATTATTGCGTTATTAGTGTGTGTAAACTTACCGCATTAAAAATTGTCCAACCGCGTCTGGTGTCacgaaaaagaacagaaatTTCTCAGGAGAGTCAACTTGCCACATTCTGAaaaccaataaaataattactaattatattattacacgtTTAAACGCCAAAACTCTGattaaaacaatatcaaaACACAAAACTGTAGAAGCACAGAACTATacgaattaaatgtaaattttacttaccAATCGGTCGTCGCAACGATGTCCATCCCCAGGGCCAATCCGTCTCGAGATAATTGATTCTGCAAATGAAAAGAGAACATTGtcaattatgatattaaagTAAAGAGAGATACTTTTCTCGCGTAATCGACTTTCGCACGGATATACGAATGTTTCGGTTAAATCGGACGTTACGGTTGCATACGACTGCTCTACGCATCGCGATCTACGTACAAATGAGGAATATACTTCGGACAATGCAAGATTAATTACCGATGAAGCGATTATTTGCGATGCGATGCCACTCGATCAAGACCTGACCCGTCCGTTACGTTTCGGAAAGAAATAGGCGAAACACTTTTTTGGCCGTTTAAATATTCCAATATGGCAATAATGTAAACATTACTTATTGCCAATTACACGTCGCGGAGCCGATACGCCTCGGGATTACTATTGATTGTCACGGATTCCGCGAATGAAGTGAAGATGGAACACTATTAAAATGACCAACGGGGTACCTTTTCCGCGCGATCGACTTTTGCACGGAATTATTGTTGCACATTACGATCGCGCGATCGCTCCACAAGTCGCGATTTACGCTACGAGGAATACGCGTTCGAACGAAATACAGTACAAGGTAAATATGCGTCATAGTTACCTATTAGATGATCTGCGAAGAAGACTTGATCGGGAGCTGATGTGTCCCGCGTCTCGTTCCGTTCCGGAAAGAAAGTGAACCCAGCGTCCCGTTCCGTTCCGGAAGGCATGTGAACCCCTATAATAGAGAACTCTGTTAAGTTGGCTCGAGTCAGAGATGATCATCTCTAGCGCTAACTTCACACATCAAGATGAATGCCTCTGCGATATatgctattttgaattttgtgttttttgcaCTAATACgactaattattattaattcatgttTAAATCATGTTTcacaaattctaattatttttatataaaaatagaaagtatgtgtaaattaaaatgagtCAAATCGATCTCCCACATCGATCGATAATTGAttcgatatattttatgaaaacgatattataaaatattatattattagataaattattttatctatgcattaaatttatatagaataactattgttttttttataaaaatgtatttttttatttacaatatttttttgcagtcGTTTTTGAGACATTAAATCTGTCGCGACGCCATCTGGTATCTCGAGAGTTCGGTGATTAAACATTAACCTGTAACAACCTGTTTGTTGAGGTCTGTTTTGATTTTACTTGAAAAGAAATAGTGGGATATAacaggtttaattaattaagaaagaatGGGGTGCGGCGACGACGAAACGTATAATATCccatttaaaaagaagaagaagacgaacTTCTTGGATGACAATGACAGCGAGGGAGAGAAAATGTTCAAGTTAGGATTAcacattattctgtttttaattatttgtgtagCTTAGAACTTAGATTAAGAGGAAACTTATTTTAGGGAGAAGGTTGAGGAAACAAAGATTATCCAGAAACTCCGCGAGAGACCAGCTGGTGTCGATATTGTTGGTTTGGTGCTTGGAGAAAGCGTTGTATCTGATTCATTGACAGTAAGACACTTACAtgtacatgtaataaaaatgaaatttacgatAGATCAGAGAAGTAACGCGAggtttatgttaatttatatggATCCCTTTAATATAGAAACTGGAGCAAAATATAGCTGCACTGAAAAAATGCTgaagaatacaaaatataagcCGAACGACACATATGACACCAGCATTAGAACACAATTTAACATCAAGACCAATAAACGCAACGAAGCAATGTATGTATGGCGACGTttgcttctttctctctttattattGACATTTAATCAGCAATAAGAGAATgtattttactgaaattattaattgttgcatttatatatcttatatccttATATAACTATTTCTAATTACAGGGTCGAGTATATAGAAGAAGAATTGTCGAAGCGCAAGAGTAAAGAGTATAATAACAATGCAGcgaataatacaaatattgatAAGAGATCATATTGCTTGCCAGAAAAAGCAGGATTGCGCGCATTACTGGATGCAAGTTAAACaagaaaatttgaattgatgtatgtgtgtgtgtacaagGTATTCAGCAATAGGTGAAAGAACATTTAAAGAGTGAAATTTAAAGAGTTCTGCCAAACATCCTGTACATGCAGTTTTTGCACAATTATGCATTATGtgttttgctttttattaacaattgcaGTACTTTTGTATAGtctataaaaagtaattcaataagatatttaaatatattatctttgaATATATctaagaaaagatttttttatctaaactataaattgcataatatttacttatgcaaaaatataagtagTCCAGTACTTAGAATCTTCAAGCATAATATACCATATCTGTTGGCAggtatattacaaaataataaaaaatttgatttccAATAGCTTAAGCAACAAAAATGATCTTAttttactgttttaaataaataatttttaaacgaataagtggatttaaaaaaacgtttacacgagtatttattagaattttattaatgtagtaaaaaattttattgaaagagTTTCATATGTACGACTCTATATAGTCTATATAGACAcgaatttgttaaattattattttattcatatacaagaaatatgaataaatgaatcACTTTTCTTCTTTGTATAAATAGATTTAACAAACTTCTATAAGTTTTGCAATATGCAAGctgtgtataataaatatatctatatatatatatgctacaatataatattttaataaaattttttatcaattttttatcaattctgAATTgctacttttatattatagtaagACTCGTATTTCTGTATAGTTtacgaattttataataaataagtatatattttattacagataGCTATAGCAATactttttcaaatatcaaatagaaaacaaaagaaatttgatttttgaaatattttaagaatatattagaCTTTTCATTGACATTAGGTAGAGACTTCGTTGGAGTAggtaattgtataaaaaaatgggtGTAGGAAACAGATGTGAGCTAAGCGAGAAGGTTTGAAGAGTGGTTCTGGCTGAGCAGCAGGAATGTCGAGCGAATTACATTGTTAACAATAACTTTGTAAAACATGTTACATAATATGCACATAATATACATCTCTCACAAttagcattatttattttttaactttgttctgttaattaatcaattcgtttttttacgtaaactttttttttaagtggctAGGGGGAGAGCCAATGTAGCTATGATGTCTCGGTCAATGAGTAGCACACAAACATGACATAGgtaatttgttttgtttttagttttaaatttttgcttttataaagCTTGTATTTTTACGAGATTATATTTCTAGCTTGTATTTCCCCCTTTAACCCAAATGTGAATATGGCACAGACCACAGAATGATTTTACTGACAGTGTCGAAAAGTGGATGTGGCATGTAGTTCTACATCTACGTTTGGCGCTGATTTTGAGAGTGGCAACCGCGGTCTTTTTCTCTCTGCTGCCAGaaaggaacctgagagcggtcatcgTGTCGTTTTaagtgttttcatccatcagcgcctcaatgtgcacaaaatgtgcatattgaactatgtaatcaaatatctatgaatcccataaataatgtgcatgaccatttgggtctcttctatgctatgtccacgtttatttggttctgttttatgctatacccgtaaattttacaattatatgcattcatattctaaatctgttttatgcaaatgtgcataatcatgttctataaatgtgcaataccacatatacatgatataaatttaattaattaatttgataaaaattcactcaccaattgctgtcgctgctcctgctgctgctgctactgctacattccttttccggttttgattctgaaaatgataaatattattcctaaactcaaacacaaaagcaggtaaagaaatgtaccacttgaaaaaatagtatatttaataccgagtcgctccatggatgccACTTTCTGCTGATATCATtctgctattctcgaaccgcacattaataacgatcgcccgatactttattcggcactcccgatattacggataatatatcacacgaGTATAAAACGTAAActgcgcgcgagaatttcacttggcgcaaGAAGTAAATTAAGCAATTCGCTCCTAGAGTTTTATATGATTGCCCGACAACTAGTGAATTAAGTTTCATTATTGGCACGATCGACATTCTATCGAACGGATTGCGTATCCTCGAGAGAATACGCACACACGAAAACTTTGCTCGGAACGAAAATCAACATGgaaagtggcgtgacgtccgtaacttcgtggaaacgcaggTCGAGGAAAGCACTGAGAAAACCGTTTGTTCACTTCGCACGAAAACGAAGGCAAACGCACGAtgccgcgctttacacatgaatacGATCTCACATAGCTCGCGTATCGTTTGTTAGCGCCACGGCACTCTCGACAcaacaccgtacctgcgcacaatTCGAATCTGAACATACGAGACACGCACGAACTCAAGGaacgtccgaccggcgctggagcgcAAAGAAACATGGCGGCAGCAGCGTACGGGGCGTACGTGACCGTTGGCCGGTagactcggcggtactcggcgctagtcggcgccactcggcGTTGCTAGGCGACCGACTTGTTGACTCGCCGCGCctgcgccgctgccgccatgttgctccgttgctccgcgctccagtcacgtacgccactccagcgccggtcggacgctctgtcgactccgtgcgtgtctctGCGTGTCTCGAGTGTTCAGAATTGAATTGTCCGGGGTGTTGTGCAGTGTTGTGTTGTGCTAGCAAACGATACGCGAGATGTGATAGATATGTGAGATCGTACGCGTAGCAAAGGTATTCATGTGTAAATCGCGGCATCGTTTGCCTTCGGTTTCGAGTGAAGTGTTTGCTCGAAGGGGATAGATATTCTACGTTCGCGACTGCCAGTGAAGCGCTACTagtcgtcgtgcgagcataGAAAATTCTCGAAACAAATTTGTGTCTCCGTTCGTTAATTGTATCTCGacgcgtaattttcattcaaccGCTTTCCTCGGCCTACGTTCCCACGAAGTTACGTGTcgtcacgccactttcgtgccatgttgattttcgtTTCGAGCAAAGTTTTCGTGTGCGCGTATTCGCTCGAAGAAGATACGCAATCCGTTCGGTAGAATGTCGATCGTGccaataatgaaactttacGTGCCGAGTCGTCGCGCAATCATACAGAGATACAAAACGAAAACCGCGGTCTTTCTCTCTGCTGCTAATGGACACATATGATTGAAATAGTATTTGTTGCACATGCGCAAAAGAAACCGGTCTCGCCTGCGGCCATCTATCAGGTATATCGCGTAACTCGTCCGGCATTTGGGTGTCAAAAGTATAGCGTCGAATGGGGCTGAACGTCTGAGAACTTACTCGAGTAAGCTTCAAACGTCGCCGAGGAAAATCCTTTGCGGAAGAGGGCATCGCTTACGCTTTATCGAAGTATTCGAATATCATTATTCTGACGTCCTCGACGCGTTTAATGAGAGAATCGACAAACATAGTCCACCCGCGGTTATCGCGGCCCAGCTCGCGATTATGGCGGCCTAAGTCGCGATCACCGCGACGCAACTCGCGCCTTCCCGCGCATCGTTTTTCCGAAAGGCACTAAAACGTGAAGAAGAGCCGCGATGATGCACAGAAGGGGTGGCAAGCGGATCCGCATGGACGATCCGGTGCCGCCGGAGTACGAGACGCCGATGACGCCGATGACGCCGATGAATGACAATTCCGGCGGGGACGCGAATGACTCTTACAATGCATACACCCCGTATCAGGCGTCTCAGACTCCGCTGCATAATCCCACGTAAGTGTCCAATTAGCATTATTATTGTGAAAGTCATTGAATCTTGGATTTAATTGTAACACTTATATCAACAGTCCAGAGCATTACTCCTCTGAGAGCTATAGTTCGCCAGGTACGTCCCAACAGCAATACCAGGAACAAACAGGGAACTTTGATAATCAAACGCAATTCGAGGCTCCTGCGACACCAGCGTCTAACATGAGGATCACGAGGAACACTCGTGCCAGAATGCGTGGTATAATTTGcatctatatttataaaagaattccATCTTATGcacttgtaatatttaataaatgaaattataatctttgacTTTTAAGGAGGAGTGGTTCAGCAACCCAAGTACAAAGAAATTGATACGGATTACGTTCCATCGTCCAGCAGCAGAGGCAGAGGTGGCGGTGGACGAGGACGTAACAAACGAGCACATCATTCACATAGTTTAGAAGATGAAGCTAGTCTTTATTATGTCATTAGAAATAATCGTTCATCACTTACTGTAAgctgatttatttataagttatcAATGAGTACAAAGAAGCAGAattgtgtattaaaattatgcaaatattatttgacaGACTATCGTCGACGATTGGATAGAAAAGTACAAAAGTAATAGGGAAAACGCCCTGCTTATGTTGAtgcagttttttattaatgcaagtGGCTGCAAAGGTCGTATCACTTCCGAGATGCAACAGACTATGGAACATGTGGCGATTATTCGCAAGATGACTGAGGAATTTGACGAAGTATGG includes the following:
- the LOC105830344 gene encoding uncharacterized protein LOC105830344; the protein is MERLESKPEKECSSSSSSRSSDSNWGSHAFRNGTGRWVHFLSGTERDAGHISSRSSLLRRSSNRINYLETDWPWGWTSLRRPIECGKLTLLRNFCSFS